One window of Marmota flaviventris isolate mMarFla1 chromosome 5, mMarFla1.hap1, whole genome shotgun sequence genomic DNA carries:
- the Mxd3 gene encoding max dimerization protein 3 isoform X1 produces the protein MEPVASNIQVLLQAAEFLERREREAEHGYASLCPHHSPGPIHRRKKQHPQAPGALDSGRSVHNELEKRRRAQLKRCLEQLKQQMPLGTDCARYTTLNLLRRARMHIQKLEEQELRARRLKEKLRSKQRSLQRQLEQLRGLPVGERLRADSLDSSGLSSERSDSDQEELEVDVESLVFGGEAELLRGFSAGQEHSYSHSTCDWL, from the exons ATGGAACCTGTGGCTAGCAACATCCAGGTCCTGCTGCAGGCGGCTGAGTTCCTGGAGCGCCGTGAGAGAG AGGCAGAGCATGGCTACGCGTCCCTGTGCCCGCATCACAGTCCGGGCCCCATCCACAGGAGGAAGAAGCAACACCCGCAAGCTCCCGGAGCTCTGGACAGTGGGCG GTCTGTGCACAACGAGCTGGAGAAGCGTAG GAGGGCCCAGCTGAAGCGATGCCTGGAGCAGCTGAAGCAGCAGATGCCCCTGGGGACTGACTGTGCCCGATACACCACATTGAACCTGCTGCGTAGAGCCAGGATGCACATTCAG AAGCTAGAGGAACAGGAGCTGAGGGCTCGGCGGCTCAAGGAGAAGCTGCGCAGCAAACAGCGGAGCCTGCAGAGGCAGCTGGAGCAGCTCCGGGGGCTGCCAGTAGGTGAGAGGTTGCGAGCGGATAGCCTGGACTCTTCAGGCCTCTCTTCTGAGCGCTCGGACTCAGACCAAG AGGAGCTGGAGGTGGATGTGGAGAGCCTGGTGTTTGGGGGTGAAGCCGAGCTGCTGCGGGGCTTCAGCGCCGGCCAGGAGCACAGCTACTCGCACAGCACCTGTGATTGGCTATGA
- the Mxd3 gene encoding max dimerization protein 3 isoform X2, producing the protein MEPVASNIQVLLQAAEFLERREREAEHGYASLCPHHSPGPIHRRKKQHPQAPGALDSGRSVHNELEKRRRAQLKRCLEQLKQQMPLGTDCARYTTLNLLRRARMHIQKLEEQELRARRLKEKLRSKQRSLQRQLEQLRGLPVGERLRADSLDSSGLSSERSDSDQGLNPVPPVC; encoded by the exons ATGGAACCTGTGGCTAGCAACATCCAGGTCCTGCTGCAGGCGGCTGAGTTCCTGGAGCGCCGTGAGAGAG AGGCAGAGCATGGCTACGCGTCCCTGTGCCCGCATCACAGTCCGGGCCCCATCCACAGGAGGAAGAAGCAACACCCGCAAGCTCCCGGAGCTCTGGACAGTGGGCG GTCTGTGCACAACGAGCTGGAGAAGCGTAG GAGGGCCCAGCTGAAGCGATGCCTGGAGCAGCTGAAGCAGCAGATGCCCCTGGGGACTGACTGTGCCCGATACACCACATTGAACCTGCTGCGTAGAGCCAGGATGCACATTCAG AAGCTAGAGGAACAGGAGCTGAGGGCTCGGCGGCTCAAGGAGAAGCTGCGCAGCAAACAGCGGAGCCTGCAGAGGCAGCTGGAGCAGCTCCGGGGGCTGCCAGTAGGTGAGAGGTTGCGAGCGGATAGCCTGGACTCTTCAGGCCTCTCTTCTGAGCGCTCGGACTCAGACCAAG gcttgaatccagtgcctcccgtatgctag
- the Prelid1 gene encoding PRELI domain-containing protein 1, mitochondrial codes for MVKYFLGQSVLRSSWDQVFAAFWQRYPNPYSKHVLTEDIVHREVTPDQKLLSRRLLTKTNRMPRWAERLFPANVAHSVYILEDSVVDPQNQTMTTFTWNINHARLMVVEERCVYRVNSDNSGWTEIRREAWVSSSLFGVSRAVQEFGLARFKSNVTKTMKGFEYILAKLQGEAPSKTLVETAKEAKEKAKETALAATEKAKDLASKAATKQQQQQQQQFV; via the exons ATGGTGAAGTATTTCCTGGGCCAGAGCGTGCTCCGAAGTTCCTGGGACCAAGTGTTCGCTGCCTTCTGGCAGCGGTACCCGAATCCCTATAG CAAACATGTCTTAACTGAAGACATAGTACACCGGGAGGTGACCCCTGACCAGAAGCTCCTGTCCCGGAGACTCCTTACCAAGACCAACAGGATGCCCCGCTGGGCAGAGCGACTGTTTCCTGCCAATGTTGCTCACTCGGTGTACATCCTGGAGGACTCTGTTGTGGACCCACAGAATCAGACCATGACCACCTTCACCTGGAACATCAACCATGCCCGGCTGATG GTGGTGGAGGAACGATGTGTTTACCGTGTGAACTCTGACAACAGTGGCTGGACCGAAATCCGCCGGGAAGCCTGGGTCTCCTCTAGTTTATTTGGTGTCTCTAGAGCTGTCCAG GAATTTGGTCTCGCCCGGTTCAAAAGCAATGTGACCAAGACTATGAAGGGTTTTGAATACATCTTGGCCAAGTTGCAAG GTGAGGCCCCTTCCAAAACACTTGTTGAGACAGCCAAGGAAGCCAAGGAGAAGGCAAAGGAGACAGCACTGGCAGCTACAGAGAAAGCCAAGGACCTTGCCAGCAAGGCTGCCaccaagcagcagcagcagcagcagcagcagtttgTGTAG